Proteins encoded within one genomic window of Ailuropoda melanoleuca isolate Jingjing chromosome 16, ASM200744v2, whole genome shotgun sequence:
- the LOC117796590 gene encoding coiled-coil domain-containing protein 184, with protein MEDGPLEIMTKDGGDMPAPLEVSTVPAVGDVISGEYNGGMKELMEHLKAQLQALFEDVRAMRGALDEQASHIQVLSDDVCANQRAIVSMCQIMTTAPRQGGLGVVGGKGSFPGAPQEPETPSPGIGDSGLLGRDPEDEDDDEEEEKEMPSSATPTSHCERPESPCAGLLGGDGPLVEPLDLPDITLLQLEGEASL; from the coding sequence ATGGAGGACGGTCCGCTGGAGATCATGACCAAGGACGGCGGCGACATGCCGGCACCTCTGGAGGTGTCCACCGTGCCGGCCGTGGGGGACGTGATCTCCGGGGAGTACAACGGCGGCATGAAGGAACTGATGGAGCACCTGAAGGCCCAGCTGCAGGCCCTGTTTGAGGACGTGAGGGCCATGCGGGGGGCCTTGGACGAGCAGGCCTCGCACATCCAGGTGCTCTCGGACGACGTGTGCGCCAACCAGCGGGCCATCGTCTCCATGTGCCAGATTATGACCACGGCGCCCCGCCAGGGCGGTCTGGGCGTGGTCGGCGGCAAGGGGAGCTTCCCGGGTGCCCCCCAAGAGCCGGAGACCCCTTCGCCTGGAATCGGGGACAGCGGTTTGCTGGGTCGCGATCCTGAGGACGAGGACGACgatgaagaagaggagaaggagatgcCCAGCTCCGCCACACCCACTAGTCACTGTGAGCGCCCCGAGAGCCCCTGTGCCGGTCTCCTTGGGGGGGACGGGCCACTTGTGGAGCCCCTCGATCTGCCCGACATTACCCTGCTGCAGCTGGAGGGCGAGGCCTCTCTGTGA
- the CCDC184 gene encoding coiled-coil domain-containing protein 184 has translation MEDGPLEIMTKDGGDMPAPLEVSTVPAVGDVISGEYNGGMKELMEHLKAQLQALFEDVRAMRGALDEQASHIQVLSDDVCANQRAIVSMCQIMTTAPRQGGLGVVGGKGSFPGAPQEPETPSPGIGDSGLLGRDPEDEDDDEEEEKEMPSSATPTSHCERPESPCAGLLGGDGPLVEPLDLPDITLLQLEGEASL, from the coding sequence ATGGAGGACGGTCCGCTGGAGATCATGACCAAGGACGGCGGCGACATGCCGGCACCTCTGGAGGTGTCCACCGTGCCGGCCGTGGGGGACGTGATCTCCGGGGAGTACAACGGCGGCATGAAGGAACTGATGGAGCACCTGAAGGCCCAGCTGCAGGCCCTGTTTGAGGACGTGAGGGCCATGCGGGGGGCCCTGGACGAGCAGGCCTCGCACATCCAGGTGCTCTCGGACGACGTGTGCGCCAACCAGCGGGCCATCGTCTCCATGTGCCAGATTATGACCACGGCGCCCCGCCAGGGCGGTCTGGGCGTGGTTGGCGGCAAGGGGAGCTTCCCGGGTGCCCCCCAAGAGCCGGAGACCCCTTCGCCTGGAATCGGGGACAGCGGTTTGCTGGGTCGCGATCCTGAGGACGAGGACGACgatgaagaagaggagaaggagatgcCCAGCTCCGCCACACCCACTAGTCACTGTGAGCGCCCCGAGAGCCCCTGTGCCGGTCTCCTTGGGGGGGACGGGCCACTTGTGGAGCCCCTCGATCTGCCCGACATTACCCTGCTGCAGCTGGAGGGCGAGGCCTCTCTGTGA